The stretch of DNA ACGTAATGTTACGGTTACCCCAATTTAACTTTACCAATTTGAGGAATATCCATATGAAGAAACCCCACTTCCAACGTCGGTTACGGGGCGCTGTAATCCTAAGCCAATGGTCACTAGAGTTCTCAGTTTGACAGCTGTTAGTTTGCTGCATGCTGCATGGTATTAGAACTTAGGCATAACAAGGAGGGGTTTAGTTATTTcacagaagttatttcaggtaggagttctttcaggtaaaggctgggagatgtcaaatagaagttattgcaggtaggagttctttcaggtaaaggctgggatatgtcaaattgAAGTTATTTCAGATAGGAGTTCTTTcaagtaaaggctgggatatgtcaaatagaagttatttcaggtaagggctgggatatgtcaaatagaagatctttcaggtaggaggctgggccacgagacattgatacatttagggaCAGCCTCTAGGCTTAGAGGATTTAGGCAGTCGCAACATAGGTACTGTTGGTGGTCTTCGTTgagtagtgcaggttctcggccactcatcggttaggtcagctacgattcaactagggaattttgttagctcatagggagtgccggaacggggcctaggaaaatggagaccctaaaggttgcgcaattgagagaggagttggaagttagaggcctcccaagaggagggaacaagtctgaattgtgtcagtgtctaagtgaagccctagagaaggatggcgtagaggtacaggagtttATGCTGGGACTTGAGGTTAGGCAGGAGAGTGGGGTTAATCAGGGCCAGAAGGTAGGTGAGTGCACTGAAGAGCCCAGGGAAGAGGAAGAacatttaaatttgggggatagcGCATCAGTCATTGGTATTCAATCTGTTGCTTCCGGGAGATCTCAGCGGTCGCACGCGAGTTCTTCTGGGAGCAGGCATGCAGTATTAGCTgcttctagagccaggttggcagcaCAATTACGGGCGATGAAGGAGATAGAcgccatagagcgagaggaagcagcgctaaaggctaggagggagagggtcggtttagaggcagagttagctggagtggaggcagaggagaaggGCCTTAGAGAAGTCagagtaaaagaaaaggaaataactcACCTCCCTAGGGTAAGAGAACACACAAGCCCTGATGTAAGCGGGAGTGAGAGACCCATGCATTTGAATACCGAAGCGCCCGAGATTGGGTTAAGTGGATGCCGTTGCTCGGGCGAGAATGACCAGAGGGACTTGAGCAATAGGGAAGTCATGCAGGCGCTAATCTCTTGCAACCTTAAAAGCTTGATGCCCAAGCAGGATATAGTTAAGTTTGATGGGGATcgtacaaagtattttaagtttattcgctcatttgatgaagtctttagtagccagttgacgaatgataaggaaaggctgaggtatctggatttatacacgacaggcatgccaaacgatattgtggcatcttgcatccacttggaagcttcagagggctataagcaggcaaggaagttgctggaggagcgATATGGAAACCTAGAACAGATAGCCACCGCGTTTGTGGAAAAGATaattaaatggaaagatataagggaaaacaacgcggaagagtatgacgagtactcggtggcactcaaaacttgcaggaatgcaatttcgtgcgtcccttatggcattgcctaattacaaaatccaaaaacaatgaggttGATCATTGGCAAGTTCTCCTTAGGGGTGCAGGCTCGATGGTGGAGAGTTGCTGATaagattaatgagaaaaaaaaagaggcctGTGTCGTTTGATGATTTGGTGAGTTTCATTGAAGGAGTGGCTAGGGTCTTGAACCTATTTCAGAGgggcagaagggaagacacccctCGGGTAGGAGAAGGAAAAGCACCAGTCAAGGCTGAGTGTCcaactaaggctaggaaagtttcatgtaacagaactgccccgctttcatgttggtactgtacaggaccccatatagtggatgaatgccaccaaatatctcaaatgggacctgaggaaatactgggagccataagggagttggggctctgttttgggtgtctgagaagtggtcataggtctcagtattgcagaaacaggaaaagttgcAACATATGCAATGGGAATCACCCAacgctgttgcatcgacaccaggaagtagaagtggtccaaggagcagaagtggtccaagaagtagaagtGATAGGATCTGAGCACTCAAATAGAGCCTTAGTGTCTCAGGAGGAAGGAACACATGACAAATTTGCTATGTTCAGGGCTGTTAGAGGAGGTAGCATTGGTACAGGAatgtcagttgtgccgataaggattaggtcaagggaaggaagggaggttttcacgaaggctttcttggacaatgggagttccacatgctttgtctcggaagctttaatgcagaccctaggcagcactgagaggcaggacgttaaggtgaatgttgaaaccatcaacggagtaggggaagttgcatgcagtctagtctcgggattgtcagtattggactatgagggcaagacttgcattacactcCCCCCGGTGTTGAGTGCCCCTCGCATACCGATTGACGAGTGCGATGTGGTCAGGTCCAGAGATCTGGAACGATGGCCACACTTGCGAGAGATTTACATCCCAGAGGTAGAAACTGAggtaggtttattaattgggaacaatgtgcctcacctacttgagccaagggaagttattaattcaacacgcctccatgaaccccataccatacgaacattattgggctgggtggtatgtggagcaaaggacaaaaggagacaagagcatgtcaataagatccaagtgacaagcaagcgcCTTGAGTTAGACCGCATACTGGTTGAGAGTTACAATCGCgagtatgacgatgttgcatctaacagaagggaaatgtctgcagaggacaggaaatggctagagataatagagaaaggggttagaaagaaaggaagaacttACGAGGTACCATTGCCTCTGCGTGGCAATCATGGGCCattgccagaaacaagggacatcgcattgcgccgtatgcacagccttcgtaagaagctagtgaaggatggtaactacgctaagcagtatagtgccttcatgagagagatgcaacagaaaggctatgctgagcgagtgactgcagccagccagggaaatgtgtggtacattcctcattttggtgtgcaacatccagacaagccagacaaggtccgtgttgtatttgactgAGCAAGCAAGGTGGAGGGTATATCCTTAAATGACCTACTcttgcagggacctgatatgatgaactctctgttgggtgtgttggtaaagtttaggggaggtctatttgcctatacaggagatataaatactatgttctatcaggtacgggtaccagagcatcagcgggattaccttaggttcttttggtgggaaaatagtcttgacaaggaacccaaagagtggagaatggcagtccacctgttcggggcctgctcttctccgagcattgcaaacttcgtgctgaaacagacgggaagcgactttgggaatgaattttcagaggaagcacggttcacagttgccaacaatttttatgtagatgactgcttgagagccgaggatcgcaaagatgcactgttagtcaatttgttGGAGGTTAAAGAGCTCTGCAAGAAAGGGGGGTTTACATTGATAAAGTTCAGCAGCCCTTGCGTGGAGGTTATGTCATCGATCCcgagggagtggtacagtaggagcacctcagagcttatagaGGGATCAGAGTCACATAAGAGAAAGGCTTTGGGAGTGcagtgggacttggccactgatgaattgggtgtccaCGCAGAGCTAATATCAGTCCCAAGGACTAAGCGGGACCTGTTGTCAGCCATAGCCTCGATTTACGATCCACTCGGAatattggcgccagttttaatcgagggtagggtcatcatgcaggacctctgccgattaaagTTAGCCTGGGACATGGAGTTAGACCCTGACACTACAGACCGTATCAAGGCGAGGGTAAAGAGGCTGAGCCAGACCAGCGGGACCAGTGTGCCCAGAAGCCTGAAGGTTATCCAAGGGAATCAGCCACcctagtacagttgcatttgttctcagatgcaagcgtcatggctttgggagtagtggcatacttgcgggtctcggatctgtggggaaacgtatcttgcagattcatcatgggaaaggcaagggtagcaACACTGAAGCATGTTTCGGTGCCCCGCCTAGAACTTAGTGCAGCGGTGCTGGCCGTAAGACTAGGAAACACCattctgaccatgatagatttcagggtagatggggtctattattggaccgATTCAACGACCGTCTTGCGCTATATTAGGAACGATCAggccagataccagacatttgtggcaaaccgtgtctctatgataagggagggcagtgatcagaaagagtggaggtaCGTTAACTCTGGGGAgaacccagcagacgatgcaacacgttccaagcagtctgaaaggtggaaaaaaggtccggagtttctgttgaaggaggagtgtttctggccaactgagccagctcaaatgtcagatggtgtggaGGGATTGGAGGTTAAGCGTGAGATACGACCAACAGGAACTACAGGCTACAAAATAATTAGTTTCAGGATGGGGATGGACATAAGGCAAacaggtatgtataaaatcatccaccactattctagttggatcaagctccttagagctttgggttggttgttgctatttgctAGATACATTATCTATAAACATCGGCAGCTGCTCAGCGAGCTAGGTGTGCATCTGTCCACCGAAATTATTAGCTTGGCGGAAATggtggtagtgcaggtaacacagcgtgttgattacgagttagagatagagagcctcgagaagggaggaactattagggcctctagctccctaagaaggttgaaaccaatcctgaGAAATGGGCTTCTGTGCATTGGAGATAGGTTATCTTTGGCAAATATCTCTCCAagcgaaaggcatccaattattttgccgtataagggacacttgacagacatggtgatccagtattatcatgagcattctaaccatatgggtgtaatgcatgttttgagccaggtgagggagaaattttgggtaattaagggccatgcagcagtgcgacgcgtgctgagtagatgtgtcaggtgtcgcagggcacacggaaaagccatcgagcagctaatggccgatctACCACCCGATCGAGTGCAGTCGGGGAAACCCCCATTTTATCGCACCGGAGTGGACCTTTTTGGGCCATTCTTCGTAAAACGAGGAAGGGCACAGATGAAgcattggggagttatattcacttgtttgaacatgagggccatacacttggaggtggcctcgaatctcacatcagattcattcattagtgccttcaggaggtttttggctCGTCGTGGTCAGGTCAAGACAGTTAGATGCGACTGCGGCACTAATATTGAGGGATCGCGGAAAGTTCTCGACTCCAGTTATGAATTCTTGCCAGGAAACAAGGTGCGCAATGAGTTGCTCGGGTGTGGGGTGGAATTTATTCTCAATCCGCCCGGCAcctcacattttggaggagcatgggagcggttgataggtaccgtgaggagggtcttaaatatagtcttggggacacagAAATTGGATTATGAAGGGCTGTGTACGctcttttgtgaagtggaggcaacgATTAACAGCAGACCCCTTACTGTAGTCACCTCAGACAATAGAGACCCGGTTCCACTCACACCGAACTAGCTTTTAAACATGGCAGATTCGCCTGTAGGCTGCGACGTTGCAATAGGTGGTCACTCTAAGCAAAGatggaagcaggtgcagcatatggccgAACAGTTCTGAGCCCGTTGGAAACGTGAGTACCTACTGGGTCTGCAGAAGAGACAGAAATGGCTCAAAGAGCGACGAAACGTCAGGGTGGGACACATAGTCCTTATGGTCAAAGAGAATGAAGCAcgctgccattggccattggctagagtagtgcagaccaaagtagggaaagatggtttggtgaggacggtgactgtcaggagagagggcaaggaatacGACAGACCGCTGTCGAAACTTATTTTGATTTTAGAGGAGGAGACGGATCTAATGGGCGTTACAGAGCGATAAGGCGTTGAACCCCCTTGTGCTCAAGAGGCTTCAAAGGGGCGGGTGTAAACGCAGGGATGTCTCATGCAgggaaaatttcactcagggaaatttcaccttttccccgcgcaactttgaatgactattcgtggtaaatccaaaatttgtaattaaatttcggtcactgacagaggcatacacgttataaaataataagaaaattaaaatgaggaagttttagtcagaaacaataattttggggacaccttttatatgttagtaacaaagaaaacaaagaACCATTCACCCATCTCCTGCCATACCCCTgctcaagcgcttgggaaagcgacaggtTGTTCTTGAGCGCAGGGTAGTGATAGAGAGCAGACGTGTTTTGGTGAGAATTGACATtgacgactttaagatggaattataatataaggtaagaaagcacattgttcttagagttagagacaaaaaatggttgtcagggttgctgtttaaataacaatagcttaagggatgttaataatgaaatatagaaacatgaGATAAAATGAGGGGTTTGTCCTAACGGTCCCGTACCCTCGGCAGGAACATACCCAGGggcccatttaggggagagaggtggacggtctttacggtggacacaaacaaaattgtaagtaagagatgttatcaagaggtcttttataatttaaggagggaaaatagagttcgtaagggattaagctagatagaatatgccacacatcgaataattatttagtgaaattctctcatgacttaatgatgtctattattgcttagtgcttatttctatagagttgatatagcagaaccaagggattcacccacctagtattacgaattttgtaatcaagtcattatactagaggcctttattggaaatattgataaaaatgtgtaacatacaagaaatagaatacaaaggaatcgcAATTAACGAGAtatagcaatagaggtttccaataatgttgtttgaaatgtgtagagaatagggttttctttaaatatgtttttattaatcattatgattttactttgttgatttcttttttttttttttaatttcttattttttatatgtttagtttttattaattgaagaattgtccatatgaatttctcattgtatgtaatttttccagtgacacgtcacaaataaaaaaccaaaaatgtcgacgagtactaaataacccagCCACGAAGACCCCCTCAccctataatatgtatatatatatatatatatatatatatatatatatatatatatatatatatatatatatatataatatatatatatatatatatatatatatatatatatatatatatatatatatatatatatatatatatatatatatatatgaatatccatttatatatatatatatatatatatatatatatatatatatatatatatatatatatatatatatatatatatatatatatatatatatatatttatatatatatgaatatacatttatatatatatatatatatatatatatatatatatatatatatatatatatatatatatatatatatatatacatatatatatatatatgtgtgtgtgtgtgtgtctctctctctctctctctctctctctctctctctctctctctctctctctctctctctctatatatatatatatatatatatatatatatatatatatatatatatatatatatatatatataaatgtatatatatatatgtatatatatatatatatatatatatatatataaatatatatatatatatatatatatatatatatatatatatatatatatatatatatatatatatatatatatatatatatatatatatatatatatatagagagagagagagagagagagagagagagagagagagagagagagcgagatacatatatatatatacatatatatatatatatatatatatatatatatatatatatatatatatatatatatatatatatatacatatatatatatatatatatatatatatatatatatatatatatatatatatatatgtatatatatatatatatatatatatatatatatatatatatatatatatatatatatatgtgtgtgtgtgtgtgtctctctctctctctctctctctctctctctctctctctctctctctctctctctgtatatatgtatatataaatatatatatatatatatatatatatatatatatatatatatatatatatatgtatgtatatttatatatatatatatatatatatatatatat from Palaemon carinicauda isolate YSFRI2023 chromosome 5, ASM3689809v2, whole genome shotgun sequence encodes:
- the LOC137640856 gene encoding uncharacterized protein, which produces MALGVVAYLRVSDLWGNVSCRFIMGKARVATLKHVSVPRLELSAAVLAVRLGNTILTMIDFRVDGVYYWTDSTTVLRYIRNDQARYQTFVANRVSMIREGSDQKEWRYVNSGENPADDATRSKQSERWKKGPEFLLKEECFWPTEPAQMSDGVEGLEVKREIRPTGTTGYKIISFRMGMDIRQTGMYKIIHHYSSWIKLLRALGWLLLFARYIIYKHRQLLSELGVHLSTEIISLAEMVVVQVTQRVDYELEIESLEKGGTIRASSSLRRLKPILRNGLLCIGDRLSLANISPSERHPIILPYKGHLTDMVIQAHGKAIEQLMADLPPDRVQSGKPPFYRTGVDLFGPFFVKRGRAQMKHWGVIFTCLNMRAIHLEVASNLTSDSFISAFRRFLARRGQVKTVRCDCGTNIEGSRKVLDSSYEFLPGNKVRNELLGCGVEFILNPPGTSHFGGAWERLIGTVRRVLNIVLGTQKLDYEGLCTLFCEVEATINSRPLTVVTSDNRDPVPLTPN